A genomic window from Triticum urartu cultivar G1812 chromosome 7, Tu2.1, whole genome shotgun sequence includes:
- the LOC125524980 gene encoding uncharacterized protein LOC125524980, giving the protein MKGGNHKAETSDPDQELEGFAILQLLPAACTTSDHRPEARTHAYTHVVGRINAPGAFVDGHHRLVRKWWWRGSIGWRCGVRSRRRRTVPSPFPCLCGGWSCRMALWQDDEQPTSLQLPLLFLPFSRGLRGSQGQAVTYLQGQEETSRRVIVLLAAARYSALVIARLRLPLVVRFMNQTKPQKQPQIPNSPSVETYYATANCKCLPREK; this is encoded by the exons ATGAAGGGAGGAAACCACAAAGCCGAAACCTCCGACCCCGACCAAGAACTGGAGGGTTTCGCCATACTCCAGTTGCTACCTGCTGCGTGCACAACTTCCGATCATAGGCCAGAAGCACGCACGCACGCATACACGCACGTTGTGGGTAGGATCAACGCGCCGGGCGCTTTCGTGGACGGACACCATCGGCTCGTCCGCAAGTGGTGGTGGCGGGGGTCGATCGGATGGAGGTGCGGCGTCAGGTCTCGCCGTCGCCGCACAGTGCCGAGTCCTTTTCCTTGTCTCTGCGGTGGTTGGAGTTGCCGCATGGCACTATGGCAGGATGATGAGCAGCCGACCAGCCTCCAGCTTCCTCTTCTCTTTCTTCCTTTCTCACGGG GTCTTCGTGGAAGCCAAGGCCAAGCTGTGACCTACCTGCAGGGACAAGAAGAAACGTCACGAAGAGTCATTGTGTTGCTGGCAGCCGCACGTTACAGTGCTCTAGTGATTGCACGGTTGCGCCTCCCTTTGGTCGTGCGGTTTATGAACCAAACCAAACCTCAAAAGCAGCCGCAGATTCCCAATTCTCCATCGGTCGAAACATATTATGCAACTGCCAACTGCAAGTGCCTGCCTCGTGAGAAGTGA